A region of Nakaseomyces glabratus chromosome M, complete sequence DNA encodes the following proteins:
- the VMA6 gene encoding H(+)-transporting V0 sector ATPase subunit d (CAGL0M00660g~Ortholog(s) have proton-transporting ATPase activity, rotational mechanism activity, role in vacuolar transport and fungal-type vacuole membrane, nucleus localization) → MEGLYFNVDNGFLEGLIRGYRNGLLTNNQYINLTQCDNLDDLKLQLSSTDYGNFLSQVSNDALTTSVMQEKASEKLYKEFGYIRDQSSGLTRKFIDYITYSYMIDNVALMITGTIHERDKSEILSRCHPLGWFDTLPTLSVATDLESLYETVLVDTPLAPFFRDCFDAADELDDLNIEIIRNKLYKAYLEDFYKFVSEEIDEPSREIMQTLLGFEADRRSINIALNSLQSPDLDPALKKQLLPEIGKLYPVATEQLANAKDFESIRAVLGQVPDYRNALESGSLEDHFYKLEMDLCRDAFTQQFTISTIWAWMKSREQEVRNITWIAECIAQNQRERINNYISVY, encoded by the coding sequence ATGGAGGGGCTTTACTTTAACGTCGATAACGGGTTTCTCGAAGGGTTGATCCGCGGGTACAGGAACGGGTTGTTGACGAACAACCAGTATATCAACTTGACGCAATGCGATAACCTTGACGATCTGAAGTTGCAGCTGTCATCTACAGACTACGGTAATTTCTTGTCGCAAGTGTCGAATGACGCGCTGACCACGTCTGTGATGCAGGAGAAGGCGTCTGAGAAACTGTACAAGGAGTTTGGGTACATTCGGGACCAGAGCAGCGGGCTAACGCGGAAGTTTATCGACTATATCACTTACAGCTATATGATTGACAACGTTGCGTTGATGATCACTGGAACCATTCATGAGAGAGACAAGTCTGAGATCCTCAGCAGGTGCCACCCCTTGGGTTGGTTTGACACACTTCCCACGTTATCTGTCGCCACGGATTTGGAGTCGCTTTATGAGACTGTTCTTGTGGATACACCATTGGCGCCATTCTTTAGAGATTGCTTCGATGCGGCCGACGAACTGGATGACCTGAATATAGAAATCATCAGAAACAAACTGTACAAGGCATACCTGGAAGACTTCTATAAGTTTGTTTCAGAAGAAATCGACGAACCTTCCCGTGAAATAATGCAAACTTTGCTTGGTTTTGAAGCTGATAGGAGGTCTATAAACATTGCGCTAAACTCATTACAAAGTCCAGATCTAGATCCtgctttgaagaagcaGTTGCTACCGGAAATTGGTAAACTGTATCCTGTCGCCACAGAACAACTGGCCAACGCTAAGGATTTCGAATCTATCAGAGCTGTGCTGGGTCAAGTTCCTGACTATAGAAATGCTCTAGAATCTGGGTCGCTAGAAGACCATTTTTATAAACTAGAGATGGACCTTTGTAGAGACGCTTTTACACAACAGTTCACAATTAGTACAATATGGGCATGGATGAAGTCAAGAGAACAAGAAGTGAGGAATATCACCTGGATAGCTGAGTGTATTGCTCAAAACCAAAGGGAGAGAATCAACAACTATATATCAGTGTATTGA
- the NGK1 gene encoding hexokinase (CAGL0M00682g~Has domain(s) with predicted ATP binding, glucose binding, hexokinase activity, phosphotransferase activity, alcohol group as acceptor activity), which translates to MRPIGTMTIANPEKILEEVKSQLGVRQSLATITEKFQEELDFMLKNCKKSMLPFPQVCCRGWSEYNEPMDMLAIDFGGSVLKFAVINMPQCQMELKYELEIKSKVVDFKFFDNIVEWICNRIPINNERSLPRKFIVAITFSFPVNANNEIVAMGKGFRMSPELKGISILDILKQSFDRLEKEYSSSFTFEISNVINDSLAVHMTSKYLQSDNNDKISLILGTGVNSCFEVQYEDLPQFKKDILTQFSDDYREKVLINSEMGFLGRYSKSIEFGNFDTNIDDKMPLESITSGKWIPQILHNIIRYYNLLPMVGDEEIKYDGRLICEILSDGECPSEYLLSLWDYEVYQIIRQITKLLINRAAIYLVAAIIAIRKFVSPEIYFTKGGIDIDYVGSFLNYCQYYQERIHLHSKGMVKLQFLNDSNLYGCAITAYSNIFENRI; encoded by the coding sequence ATGAGACCGATTGGGACAATGACAATAGCTAATCCGGAAAAGATCTTAGAAGAGGTCAAGAGCCAACTTGGAGTGCGCCAGTCTTTAGCTACAATAACTGAGAAATTTCAAGAGGAGCTTGATTTCATGTTGAAGAATTGTAAGAAGTCTATGTTACCTTTCCCACAGGTTTGTTGCCGAGGATGGTCTGAGTATAATGAGCCTATGGACATGCTTGCCATTGATTTTGGAGGAAGTGTTCTTAAGTTTGCTGTGATTAATATGCCCCAGTGCCAAATGGAGCTAAAATATGAGTTGGAGATTAAATCAAAGGTAGttgatttcaaattttttgacaATATAGTGGAATGGATATGCAATCGTATTCCAATAAACAACGAAAGAAGTCTACCTAGAAAATTTATAGTCGCTATTACATTCAGTTTCCCAGTAAATGCTAACAACGAAATTGTAGCCATGGGAAAAGGATTTAGGATGTCACCAGAACTGAAAGGCATTAGTATATTAGATATCTTGAAACAATCTTTTGATCGATTAGAAAAGGAGTACAGTTCATCATTTACTTTTGAGATAAGCAATGTAATTAATGACTCATTGGCGGTTCATATGACATCTAAATATCTTCAAAGTGACAACAACGATAAAATCTCTTTGATATTAGGAACTGGTGTGAATTCCTGCTTTGAAGTACAATACGAAGATTTGCCTCAGTTCAAAAAGGATATTTTAACGCAGTTTTCAGATGATTATAGAGAAAAAGTTCTTATCAATTCAGAAATGGGATTCTTGGGAAGGTATTCCAAATCCATTGAGTTCGGCAACTTTGACACTAATATAGACGATAAAATGCCCTTAGAATCCATAACATCTGGTAAATGGATACCACAAATACTACACAATATAATAAGATATTACAACCTTTTGCCAATGGTCGGAGATgaggaaataaaatatgatgGAAGACTAATATGCGAAATATTATCTGACGGTGAATGCCCTTCAGAGTACCTTTTGTCTTTGTGGGATTATGAAGTATACCAAATTATAAGGCAAATAACAAAACTGCTAATCAATAGGGCTGCTATATACCTTGTGGCAGCAATCATTGCCATAAGAAAATTCGTTAGCCCCGAAATATATTTTACAAAGGGTGGAATAGATATAGACTATGTGGGCAGTTTTTTGAACTATTGTCAGTACTACCAAGAAAGAATACACCTCCATTCCAAAGGGATGGTGAAACTGCAATTTCTTAACGATAGTAACCTTTATGGATGCGCGATTACAGCTTATAGTAACATCTTTGAGAATCGGATATGA
- a CDS encoding uncharacterized protein (CAGL0M00704g~Protein of unknown function) → MQTEVIIRNKVAVYKLIGLCQKYRDDVQNLHKCMLRLNSLFYKMTTEEIESQSKKNNDSSTTLIASATSDKCSNLNYNRCDEGLSACQVSPVENNLDEASPQDNDLLLRPKTYSAVMLDTAAISDDVRPLMESIRKDTPKKFHFYKNYGFHLGTLQDESRIIAQKLHYELKHISLKIIIPMKLFDKQCTHYLKHCPCGNKIVTPYEVKQVDKFIEYIPKFWHYWFLSYYSIFYRIHFLLYLQSCQLLLQKSRNTVINKSELSSISLLNDYREKAESIVRQMESFNFTS, encoded by the coding sequence ATGCAAACGGAAGTTATAATCAGGAATAAAGTAGCAGTGTATAAGCTCATAGGTCTGTGCCAGAAATATAGAGATGATGTGCAAAACTTGCACAAATGCATGCTAAGGTTGAACTCTTTGTTTTACAAAATGACTACCGAAGAAATTGAGAGCCAATCgaaaaagaataatgacAGCTCAACCACTCTTATTGCCAGTGCCACTAGCGATAAGTGTAGCAACTTAAATTACAACCGCTGTGATGAAGGCTTGAGTGCATGCCAGGTAAGCCCTGTAGAAAACAATTTGGATGAGGCTAGTCCACAGGATAATGATCTCCTGCTTAGGCCCAAGACATACTCTGCTGTTATGCTTGATACGGCGGCTATATCAGACGATGTGAGACCTCTTATGGAATCAATTCGCAAAGACACACCAAAGAAGTTCCATTTCTATAAGAACTATGGATTTCACCTAGGCACCCTGCAGGATGAATCAAGAATAATTGCACAGAAATTACATTACGAGCTCAAGCACATCTCATTGAAGATCATTATCCCCATGAAACTCTTTGACAAACAGTGTACACATTACCTGAAGCATTGTCCTTGTGGAAACAAGATAGTAACACCTTATGAAGTAAAGCAGGTTGACAAATTTATAGAGTACATACCTAAGTTCTGGCACTACTGGTTCTTATCTTATTACTCGATCTTCTACAGAATCCATTTCTTGCTCTACTTGCAAAGTTGCCAATTACTCTTACAGAAATCAAGGAATACAGTTATCAATAAAAGTGAGTTGAGTTCTATTAGTCTATTGAATGATTACAGAGAGAAAGCAGAGTCTATAGTCAGGCAAATGGAAAGCTTTAACTTTACGAGCTAA
- the GMC2 gene encoding Gmc2p (CAGL0M00726g~Ortholog(s) have role in protein sumoylation, reciprocal meiotic recombination, synaptonemal complex organization and synaptonemal complex localization) has translation MGTKQSDTEVEGETIVKQDALTTKHPDVEFHPMLKQTIEMWCKSGIRDTYDNKCFKRDVLSRISEITSIMSQIAEESNGGNSDKCRINDGVYRLDWESVYEVGASIMDQYSATVDELLADLDKLYRKQYLWQDSAVLLDSFKGATIIGRLEKWTKLKEAQLEYKQNELVRSAGEIKRALKRLSTENVYGS, from the exons ATGGGAACGAAACAGTCAGACACAGAAGTGGAGGGGGAGACCATAGTAAAACAAGACGCCCTTACCACGAAGCACCCAGATGTTGAATTCCATCCTATGCTGAAGCAAACCATTGAGATGTGGTGTAAGAGTGGTATTAGAGATACATATGATAATAAGTGTTTTAAGAGGGATGTGTTGAGTCGTATCTCAGAGATCACCTCAATTATGAGCCAGATAGCTGAAGAAAGTAATGGCGGCAACAGTGATAAGTGTCGGATAAATGATGGTGTCTACAGACTAGACTGGGAGTCTGTGTATGAAGTGGGTGCTTCTATTATGGACCAATATTCAGCTACTGTAGATGAGCTATTGGCAGATCTTGATAAGCTTTACAGA AAACAATATTTGTGGCAAGACTCCGCAGTGCTTCTCGACTCCTTTAAAGGTGCTACCATAATTGGTAGGTTAGAGAAATGGACAAAACTGAAAGAAGCTCAACTTGAATACAAGCAAAATGAGCTAGTTAGATCTGCTGGTGAGATTAAAAGGGCTTTAAAACGGTTAAGTACTGAAAATGTTTATGGTAGTTAG
- the ECM7 gene encoding Ecm7p (CAGL0M00748g~Putative integral membrane protein required for high-affinity Ca2+ influx), which yields MLHVARLLMRPFTNLNSLEILVQWLRLISSGMVILLSGLVCLAPFTFPKSMYMSKLDAFSADITQGLFDVLRLNMETASLTSINNGVGLTTSELVILTEYTAQQVRSSPQYIVVSLYGRCDCTFTTEQMMDSKGRLYQVQNSTTMCDCIDTGSDYIFDYREVLSNLGLGIILDYAYSKDGSRMGLSTSYSKYINSLRSRKVTVTNLLYAIFVIELVKFCVTFWYYYIKGRFLNIFLEQFLVHTLSIFSLTVFICGLTSVISLAWLNYTVQARIKSELQSFGFSYHLGASWFTCLWMLAFFVSLSCFVWSGLEWCIAENYDPRTSDLKDGFLDRAEESQYENPFDDENVITGEDSNSASSRSGGKLSSSHTEDTGIHGSTSYNNMTRLDSSRIIKNFKNKQFDDTEEQFELQSITLRSSTDSDSSIQRVIQPSSTMHF from the coding sequence ATGCTGCATGTTGCGAGGCTGCTTATGCGGCCCTTCACTAACTTGAACTCTTTGGAGATTCTTGTGCAGTGGCTGCGACTGATATCGTCCGGCATGGTTATCCTGCTGAGCGGGCTGGTGTGTCTGGCACCGTTCACTTTCCCTAAGAGCATGTACATGTCGAAGCTAGATGCCTTCTCTGCTGATATCACCCAAGGTTTGTTCGATGTGCTGAGACTTAACATGGAAACTGCAAGTTTGACCAGTATCAATAACGGTGTCGGGTTAACTACCTCAGAACTGGTGATCCTAACAGAATATACAGCACAACAGGTGCGTAGCTCACCCCAATACATTGTCGTGTCCCTGTATGGTCGTTGTGATTGCACCTTCACCACTGAACAGATGATGGACTCCAAAGGTAGGCTATATCAAGTGCAGAACTCCACAACTATGTGTGATTGTATAGATACTGGCTCTGACTACATCTTTGATTACCGTGAAGTGCTGTCAAACTTAGGTCTTGGGATCATTCTAGATTACGCTTACTCAAAGGATGGATCGCGAATGGGGTTGTCCACCAGTTACTCGAAATACATCAACTCGCTCAGATCGAGGAAAGTTACAGTGACTAACTTGCTCTATGCTATCTTTGTCATAGAGCTGGTCAAGTTTTGCGTCACTTTTTGGTACTATTACATCAAGGGAAGATTTCTGAATATCTTCCTGGAACAATTTTTAGTTCACACTTTATCTATATTTAGCTTGACTGTCTTCATATGTGGTCTAACAAGTGTTATTAGCCTGGCATGGTTGAATTACACAGTTCAAGCAAGAATCAAAAGTGAGCTACAAAGTTTTGGTTTCTCTTACCATCTAGGTGCATCATGGTTCACATGTTTATGGATGCTGGCATTCTTTGTGAGTTTATCGTGCTTTGTGTGGTCAGGCTTGGAGTGGTGTATCGCTGAGAATTACGATCCTAGGACCAGCGATCTGAAGGATGGATTTTTGGATAGAGCAGAAGAGTCGCAGTATGAAAATCCTTTTGATGACGAGAATGTTATCACAGGTGAGGACTCAAATTCTGCATCGAGCAGATCTGGAGGTAAGTTGTCTAGTAGTCATACTGAAGACACGGGTATCCATGGAAGTACATCTTACAACAACATGACCAGATTGGATAGCAGCCGAATAATTAAAAACTTCAAGAATAAGCAGTTCGATGATACAGAGGAACAGTTTGAATTGCAGAGTATCACTTTACGGTCGAGCACTGATAGTGATTCAAGTATACAAAGAGTTATTCAACCGTCCTCTACTATGCATTTCTGA
- the SIR3 gene encoding chromatin-silencing protein SIR3 (CAGL0M00770g~Protein involved in subtelomeric silencing; mutants display increased colonization of the mouse kidney relative to the wild-type strain), translated as MAELIKDLEGWQIIIKDQDGNVMDERDRKVRRKRNVSTDLFIFREKDALTFGRGQNVVVHDEVSDSYAVYLIHEIRQNTLNHALEILCFTYLRWFELEPRDYYKEFKPEYLSMTNQQITEKFLEEIDRDEIYLTAEITPIWLKDFIDIAEVYNAKKWAQVRQSVNKERNFLVRYVCEPVAENFVPVDIDNIMDQMRKRSARDFETMLKNLTVNGFVHSSSKKRQKIKAEDTDNTVTKKNLLHNQKQKEPESHELKYQKVQLEDSPQPHHKKPQSRIDDHYSVVSDMPHGRIVNTGVKPTTKKSSTSSQTQTDHTQKRKLQSDGGKSGPSNMKSTVGNGSSNDNIQKKRKTEDSSKTPSNLHTTMTGVSRSTGVTSDAGKVVDKEIIKNPTSVPSQGGNRTKGNDMSKKEPYSKAIAAANQLKAGRTNQKSNQTAKKPSTTSSNEREEKIPAYLSGRFQPSEVIDSVQSGTLNDLMTQVRKRGGVSEALKYKAKNHVDGTGQDLYATAKSFTSNLRRTLLGSENSAQSQQQNASDIEKRKPYNVIDDFKNNSSAKILEHVKRGNTVSELLCHQPIDKTPEKSNDEKLKPLLTALSDLTTNKQFVQLRNIVGLTAQSKNSGSIFEKLRKCTTSESLIQCMSDSITSDIILSMRNKEFVTIYGSLFNAIINGRNKSLYLTGDDEYTIKYVFNKVAHELLLSATFEEIPQFKLASVPSSYDNFYQGLWQNISGDILSDTEAAIALDSYFSVMQPVQRFPILIYIENMDEFFNNSETIYKDLINWFLNPLSKITLICNGTVVNNEIGNPLKDIFLHVNFPSVSEEQDCSVANISKVINQINSSYFYFNADLQAATFCEFYKHYTKNWQKINFRINEPEVGISVKNIQNALTLKGFDSIINVHKHIYQCLRNVVNRYIDSTAKKTTVDIQANQLSVSAGSANTHYDLMEPLYGRIMSSLAELTFVDKLVLFCTVLCRLRKSSVEKIDLNEVYNVIVDVLHHNCDNSPMISNLLLTYSTIKNRNDKGSAIKLFLSSLMWLDVFTRLYRTGFVTLHVDQEDRNQIKVALAGFEVDSILAELKRDSSMSWIQSCLTE; from the coding sequence ATGGCTGAGCTTATAAAAGACCTGGAAGGATGGCAGATAATCATCAAGGACCAGGATGGTAATGTCATGGACGAGCGCGACCGGAAAGTACGGAGGAAGAGAAATGTCTCGACTGATCTGTTTATATTCCGGGAGAAAGACGCACTTACTTTTGGCCGTGGTCAAAATGTGGTTGTGCATGACGAAGTATCTGACTCATACGCGGTCTACTTGATCCACGAAATACGCCAGAACACCTTGAACCATGCGCTGGAGATACTGTGTTTCACATATTTGAGATGGTTTGAATTAGAACCACGTGACTACTACAAGGAGTTCAAGCCCGAGTATCTGTCCATGACCAACCAGCAAATTACAGAGAAGTTCCTGGAGGAGATCGATCGCGATGAGATATATCTAACTGCTGAAATTACGCCGATATGGCTCAAGGATTTCATAGATATTGCCGAAGTTTACAACGCAAAGAAATGGGCGCAGGTAAGACAATCAGTTAACAAAGAGAGAAACTTCTTAGTCAGATATGTGTGCGAACCCGTAGCAGAGAATTTTGTCCCTGTAGACATAGATAACATTATGGATCAGATGAGAAAGCGGTCTGCTCGCGATTTTGAGACAATGCTGAAGAATTTAACAGTCAACGGATTCGTCCATAGCTCGAGTAAGAAAAGGCAAAAAATTAAGGCTGAGGATACCGACAATACTGTAACTAAGAAGAATCTACTACataatcaaaaacaaaaggaaCCTGAATCACATGAGCTGAAATATCAGAAAGTACAACTAGAAGATAGTCCCCAACCTCATCACAAGAAACCGCAATCAAGAATCGATGATCATTACAGCGTTGTGAGTGATATGCCTCATGGCCGTATAGTCAACACTGGCGTCAAGCCAACTACAAAAAAGTCAAGCACGTCTAGTCAAACACAAACTGATCACACTCAAAAGAGGAAACTTCAGTCTGACGGAGGCAAATCGGGGCCCAGTAATATGAAGTCAACAGTGGGCAATGGTAGTtcaaatgataatattcaaaaaaaacGTAAAACAGAGGACTCTAGTAAGACACCAAGTAATTTACACACGACCATGACTGGTGTATCTAGAAGTACTGGCGTTACTTCTGATGCTGGTAAAGTGGTAGATAAGGAAATCATAAAAAATCCAACATCAGTACCTTCACAAGGAGGTAATAGAACCAAAGGGAATGATATGAGTAAGAAGGAACCCTACTCAAAGGCAATAGCTGCAGCAAATCAACTTAAAGCAGGCAGGACCAATCAGAAATCAAATCAGACAGCTAAAAAACCTTCTACAACATCTAGCaatgaaagagaagagaaaataCCTGCTTACTTATCAGGCCGCTTTCAACCGTCAGAGGTCATTGACTCTGTCCAAAGTGGCACCCTCAATGATTTAATGACCCAAGTGAGAAAGAGAGGTGGTGTTTCAGAAGCCTTAAAATACAAAGCTAAAAACCATGTCGATGGAACTGGCCAGGATTTATATGCCACGGCAAAGTCATTTACATCCAACCTTCGTAGAACTTTACTAGGTTCCGAGAACTCAGCTCAAtctcaacaacaaaatgCCAGCGAtatagaaaaaagaaaaccatATAATGTAATCGATGATTTCAAGAATAATAGTTCGGCAAAAATACTCGAACATGTTAAAAGAGGTAATACAGTATCCGAGCTTCTATGCCACCAACCTATTGACAAAACACCTGAGAAatcaaatgatgaaaagtTGAAGCCTTTACTTACTGCCTTATCTGATCTTacaacaaacaaacaatttGTGCAATTACGCAATATTGTAGGTTTGACTGCTCAATCAAAGAACAGTGGTAGTATCTTTGAGAAATTACGGAAATGTACCACTAGTGAATCCCTAATTCAATGTATGTCAGACTCTATCACATCTGACATCATTCTGTCTATGAGAAATAAGGAGTTTGTGACCATTTATGGTTCTCTTTTTAATGCTATTATAAATGGTAGAAACAAATCATTATATCTAACTGGTGACGATGAATACACGATCAAAtatgttttcaataaagtTGCACATGAACTATTACTATCTGCAacctttgaagaaattcCTCAATTTAAACTCGCCTCTGTCCCATCCTCATATGATAATTTCTATCAGGGACTATGGCAGAATATCTCCGGCGATATTCTGTCAGATACCGAAGCAGCTATCGCATTAGATTCATACTTTTCTGTCATGCAGCCGGTACAGAGATTTCctattttgatatatatCGAAAACATGGATgagtttttcaataacaGTGAGACAATATACAAAGACCTTATCAACTGGTTTTTAAACCCACTCAGTAAGATTACACTAATTTGTAACGGCACAGTGgtaaataatgaaattggAAACCCACTCAAGGACATATTTTTACATGTGAACTTTCCCTCTGTATCCGAGGAGCAAGATTGTAGTGTAGCTAACATTTCGAAGGTGATAAACCAGATAAACTCCtcttatttttattttaatgCAGATTTACAAGCAGCAACATTTTGCGAGTTTTACAAGCACTACACCAAGAATTGGCAGAAGATTAACTTTCGCATTAACGAACCTGAAGTTGGAATTTCCGTAAAAAACATACAGAATGCGCTTACATTGAAGGGTTTTGATTCCATCATCAATGTACACAAGCATATCTATCAATGTTTGAGAAATGTGGTAAACAGATATATTGACAGCACGGCAAAGAAAACCACAGTAGATATCCAAGCCAACCAACTGTCAGTCTCTGCAGGCTCAGCAAATACCCACTATGACTTGATGGAACCACTATATGGCCGTATTATGTCTAGTCTCGCGGAATTAACTTTTGTCGATAAGTTAGTATTGTTCTGTACTGTGTTATGCAGGCTAAGAAAATCCAGTGTCGAGAAAATTGACCTTAACGAGGTTTACAATGTAATCGTTGATGTGCTGCACCATAACTGCGATAACTCTCCAATGATCTCAAACCTATTACTGACATACTCAACGATCAAAAACCGTAACGATAAGGGGTCTGCCATCAAACTGTTCCTAAGCAGCCTGATGTGGCTGGACGTCTTCACCCGCCTGTATCGTACAGGCTTTGTAACATTACACGTTGACCAAGAGGACCGCAACCAAATAAAAGTCGCGCTTGCAGGGTTTGAAGTCGACAGTATTCTAGCCGAGTTGAAGCGCGACAGCTCGATGAGCTGGATCCAATCGTGTCTCACCGAATAG
- a CDS encoding uncharacterized protein (CAGL0M00792g~Protein of unknown function): MSSQAFALCRKRFFHCLSQLRCTIFQNLTACGSVGPRRSSGNPGSLPSWDGHCSQWLPQDHRWGPLPSEPKTMPRFEPNLSLTSAWPQPKLSPGSKVRLQ, translated from the coding sequence ATGAGTTCCCAAGCCTTCGCTCTGTGTCGCAAAAGGTTTTTCCACTGTCTTTCGCAGTTGCGATGCACAATTTTCCAGAATCTTACGGCTTGTGGCAGTGTTGGCCCGCGACGATCCTCTGGCAACCCTGGATCGTTACCTTCCTGGGATGGCCATTGCAGCCAGTGGCTACCACAGGATCATAGATGGGGCCCCCTGCCCTCCGAGCCCAAGACCATGCCTAGGTTTGAGCCTAACCTCAGCCTAACCTCAGCCTGGCCACAGCCTAAGCTAAGTCCAGGATCCAAGGTTAGGCTCCAGTAG
- the RPS1A gene encoding 40S ribosomal protein eS1 (CAGL0M00814g~Ortholog(s) have role in maturation of SSU-rRNA from tricistronic rRNA transcript (SSU-rRNA, 5.8S rRNA, LSU-rRNA) and 90S preribosome, cytosol, extracellular region localization) — translation MAVGKNKRLSKGKKGLKKKVVDPFTRKEWYDIKAPSTFENRNVGKTLVNKSTGLKSASDALKGRVVEVCLADLQGSEDHSFRKVKLRVDDVQGKNLLTNFHGMDFTADKLRSMVRKWQTLIEANVTVKTSDEYIIRVFAIAFTRKQSNQVKRTAYAQSSHIRAIRKVISDILTREVSNSTLAQFTSKLIPEVINKEIENATKDIFPLQNVHIRKVKLLKQPKFDLGSLMALHGEGSAEEKGKKVSGFKDEVLETV, via the coding sequence ATGGCTGTCGGTAAGAATAAGAGACTATCCAAGGGTAAGAAAGGtctaaagaagaaggtcGTTGACCCATTCACCAGAAAGGAATGGTACGATATTAAGGCCCCATCCACTTTCGAGAACAGAAACGTCGGTAAGACTTTGGTTAACAAGTCCACTGGTTTGAAGTCTGCTTCCGATGCCTTGAAGGGTAGAGTTGTTGAAGTTTGTCTTGCTGATTTGCAAGGTTCCGAAGACCACTCTTTCAGAAAGGTTAAGTTGAGAGTTGACGACGTCCAAGGTAAGAACTTGTTGACCAACTTCCACGGTATGGACTTCACTGCTGACAAGTTGAGATCCATGGTCAGAAAGTGGCAAACTTTGATTGAAGCCAATGTCACCGTTAAGACCTCCGATGAATACATCATCAGAGTCTTTGCCATTGCCTTCACCAGAAAGCAATCCAACCAAGTCAAGAGAACCGCTTACGCTCAATCCTCCCACATCAGAGCTATCAGAAAGGTTATCTCTGACATCTTGACCAGAGAAGTCTCTAACTCTACTTTGGCTCAATTCACTTCCAAGTTGATCCCAGAAGTTATCAAcaaggaaattgaaaacgCTACCAAGGACATCTTCCCATTGCAAAACGTCCACATCAGAAAGGTCAAGCTATTGAAGCAACCAAAGTTCGACTTGGGTTCTTTGATGGCCTTGCACGGTGAAGGTTCCGCCGAAGAAAAGGGTAAGAAGGTCTCTGGTTTCAAGGACGAAGTCTTGGAAACTGTGTAA